The sequence GCACGCAAGCTTTCTTCGTTAATATCCGTCACATAAATGCGTGCACCTGCCTCAAGTAATCCACTTGCGACTTTGAAACCAACTTTTCCAAGCCCTTGTATCGCATAGATTTGCTGGCCTAACTCGTCATGTCCAAATGCAAACTGATTGGTCGCTTTTATGCCGTATAAAACACCTTCGGCAGTCGGGATCGATGAATCACCACCACCTCCGTAGGCTTCAGGAAGACCATTGATGAAGTTGGTCTCTTTCATCGCATGAATGAAATCATCCATCGTAGTTCCCATATCCGTTCCCGTATAAAAGCGGCCGCCCAACGAGTTTACAAATTGACCGAACGCCCGGAATAATTCAGGTGACTTATCTGTTTTGGGATCACCGATAATGACTGCTTTCCCACCTCCGAAATCGACATCGGAAGCCGCACATTTATAGGTCATTCCTTTTGATAGACGAAGAGCATCTTCTAATGCTTCTTCCACACTGCCATAAGGCTGCATGCGGCAACCACCTATAGCTGGACCAAGCGTCGTATTATGGATTGCGATAATTGCACGCAAACCAGTGGAAGGGTCGTTACAGAAAACGACTTGTTCATGCTCACTCATTCGATCAAACAGTTCAAATTGCTTTGTTATTGACGTTTTTTCAGCTATCATCATGTGATTCCCCCCTAGGATTGTACGTTATTGTCAAAACTTCTATAGTAAAAAGCTAATAAATCCTTATAGATTATGGGTTTCAATAAAAAAAACTTGCCACCCCCTAAATTCTACGGATAATTGAGGTTACCAGACACCCAACATCCAGAATAGGAAGTGACAAGTTGTACCCTCAATTATTAGCTTATTTACTTCAATATATCAAGTACCAGCACACAATTATTATTACGTTACTTACGGTAGTGCTTGGAAAGGCCGTCGGGAGTGTGCGGCCCGATGAGCCTGTAGACAAGCCTTATCGAAAACTTCAGATTGATGAGCTTCCCGTTCTGGAGAAACTCGAGAAGCTGTCCTTTCAGGACTTATTGGATGATTATTTTAAAGCCCATGGGAAG is a genomic window of Sporosarcina oncorhynchi containing:
- a CDS encoding Leu/Phe/Val dehydrogenase, with protein sequence MMIAEKTSITKQFELFDRMSEHEQVVFCNDPSTGLRAIIAIHNTTLGPAIGGCRMQPYGSVEEALEDALRLSKGMTYKCAASDVDFGGGKAVIIGDPKTDKSPELFRAFGQFVNSLGGRFYTGTDMGTTMDDFIHAMKETNFINGLPEAYGGGGDSSIPTAEGVLYGIKATNQFAFGHDELGQQIYAIQGLGKVGFKVASGLLEAGARIYVTDINEESLRAIEEVAERTTGSVKIVASEDIYSQEADLFIPCAFGGIINDTTIPQFKVKAIVGSANNQLLEDRHGKQLRDNGILYAPDYIVNSGGLIQVVDELYGINHERVLAKTKHIYDAILEVYKEAEFSGKTTEESANEMCERRIADRGKRNNFYSAPMKPKWAIRNLS